Proteins from one Oscillatoria nigro-viridis PCC 7112 genomic window:
- a CDS encoding metal ABC transporter permease, protein MIQTLIEPLQYGFMQRSLVIAILVGIVCAIVGSYLMVQRLALLGDAISHSVLPGLAIAFILGANIFVGAFIAGVLSTVIIAWIKARSTIKEDAAMGIVFSAFFALGITLITIVQKDNKIDLNHFLFGNILGVTLEDAIDTAVIVAAVLLVVVFFYKELLFYTFDPLGAQATGLPVNLLNFGLMVLIALTIVASLKAVGVVLVLSLLITPASTAYLLVTRLHQVMILGAIIGVISSISGMYLSYFYNLPSGPAIVLVASGLFVLSLLFSPTQGILTQPRTHSGQIPPIWRELKNLTKGR, encoded by the coding sequence ATGATACAAACCTTAATTGAGCCGTTACAGTACGGATTCATGCAGCGATCGCTCGTAATTGCCATTCTCGTCGGCATCGTCTGCGCGATCGTCGGCAGCTACCTAATGGTACAGCGGCTGGCCTTGCTCGGAGACGCCATCAGCCACTCGGTTTTGCCCGGATTGGCGATCGCATTTATCCTGGGAGCAAATATCTTTGTCGGCGCCTTCATTGCCGGAGTTTTGAGTACAGTCATCATAGCTTGGATCAAAGCTCGATCGACAATCAAAGAAGACGCGGCAATGGGCATCGTATTTTCGGCATTCTTCGCCCTCGGCATCACCCTAATTACGATCGTCCAAAAAGACAACAAAATAGACCTCAACCACTTTCTTTTCGGCAATATCCTCGGCGTTACTCTCGAAGATGCGATCGACACAGCCGTCATAGTCGCCGCAGTCTTATTAGTTGTAGTATTCTTTTACAAAGAACTGCTATTTTACACATTCGATCCATTAGGAGCGCAAGCCACAGGTTTGCCAGTAAACCTGCTCAACTTCGGACTGATGGTACTCATCGCCCTCACAATAGTTGCCAGCCTCAAAGCCGTTGGCGTAGTGCTAGTTTTGTCCCTATTAATTACACCCGCAAGTACCGCCTATCTCCTAGTCACTCGCCTGCACCAAGTAATGATTTTAGGTGCAATAATCGGAGTTATTTCCAGCATTAGCGGAATGTATCTCAGCTACTTTTATAACTTACCATCCGGCCCCGCAATAGTTTTAGTTGCATCGGGATTATTTGTGCTATCATTGCTGTTCAGTCCCACTCAAGGAATCCTCACCCAGCCCCGCACACACTCCGGCCAAATTCCTCCAATCTGGCGGGAATTAAAAAATTTAACCAAAGGCCGATAA
- a CDS encoding YciI family protein, with protein MTKYVMWGSYCEDVIEKRAPFRDAHLAGLAKQKESGVLSTIGPTKDLTKVFAIYEAEDEAAVRELVEADPYWVNGVWTEYDVKEWIQAF; from the coding sequence GTGACCAAATATGTGATGTGGGGAAGTTACTGCGAAGACGTTATCGAAAAACGCGCTCCGTTTCGAGACGCTCATTTAGCCGGATTGGCTAAGCAGAAGGAATCGGGAGTATTAAGTACGATCGGGCCAACCAAAGATTTAACAAAAGTTTTTGCAATTTACGAAGCGGAAGATGAGGCGGCCGTGCGAGAATTAGTGGAAGCCGATCCTTATTGGGTAAATGGGGTTTGGACTGAGTACGACGTGAAAGAGTGGATTCAAGCTTTTTGA
- a CDS encoding helicase-related protein, which translates to MIGEDFGRLFEVGFNIGILAYIQRENIAHNFGDSYRLDLQKLELPKMMAEITREANLLGSLDAKIVEKWSRFFVQKGFIGGLNFFREYLTSTGWTLRLSQILYFQCSLSCANSIRTQNDEETEVFKAFKKVLSQFETAQPNFSDDEINSYIRRYKKKGEFLQADTLILLQNGKDFRILCVDLSVFTPPLTSERIDNLNEIEVMRKSLIGEINYLRSKSVFSNLRIDTSTLGVDFSEDLKRYFTAFKYKDKESAKLIQAGSYAHSFYGFLQTTGIIPHDAEVLLNVVGYSDRTISAISLRSDKIDILATCAKIYQQEAKNKEINDARAEVLDAIQLNAGYSFQNGKKFVSDLLTIGKISTPVCNTERIENFANSIDIISDKLADDLQIDRGLHLRNAHAQLIVKALQSEETYIFLTGNPGIGKTTAIANFLKTHIDDGFLFLYVSPRKQVNLDIIEKFKDKNTGLLCNDRLFCINTNADIIKSNSGHCTVKYASNKYREDLTKKAVRFLKDDSEIKRTEYHQSELEKKGETVIKPINPKGNGVLKSICEGIYALINAQVSNNIVATVSIQSVKMKENRKNTLEHLDKIFQDTYNKRDKRVISAKMQEISSRIKHIFIMIDEITGDDGGVEFLAGIAKIVKKHELHKREHGFNTKIIVADASIVDCDVIKQHLDNTSPEPDKIYFKKLAKDSEEIQPLQAIPFKYNNLAAKVINANSYPARSLEITYKVFVETVKYSENAPLKQNSNLVNRVQSEIIEDINQRLAIPGVEQIIVYIQNKQRLAELIEKIKASREKFEQFTGYLEIHANISEEEKEKIQKYKNTAKVIFMTASGSRGLSFPKTKHILVDIPRFQIEKNLMEVIQVIYRGRGEDENGKTLDGEDKQLVFYLSDTAVYYADDAELSLQESKLSLLNLLLILKTAVMTRISGYGYLGREKFLMIPIGGKSVSAVGDTFSSKMAALIKTLKSESYRGDRFLKEVYTSLEELLGRGEFVLTNYDKSRQKGDSYLEMREDFNRKFLDKCNPLDGLLSYDNLEIGHVCGSLLVVPLANQSLLEKYQMRLHREIQKCVDNQLLDKMYRIRDSDSSPENVRSAIRGGAIELLQFLNGDVEKTQYFEEQSQQFDRYYAIPLFAFVSGEEMQEYFADSKLEEPEDTRFRDILSACVRSTYPIDSVMPIGHKYHEFPFIVFRSYSLEQSREKIFTDKYLLSSNELNVLNLILSKQVN; encoded by the coding sequence ATGATTGGTGAAGATTTTGGACGGCTGTTTGAGGTGGGATTTAATATTGGGATTCTGGCGTATATTCAGCGTGAAAATATAGCTCACAATTTCGGAGATTCCTACCGTCTCGATTTGCAGAAACTAGAATTGCCAAAGATGATGGCGGAAATAACTAGGGAAGCTAATCTCCTCGGTAGTTTGGATGCTAAAATTGTTGAGAAGTGGAGTCGATTTTTTGTCCAAAAAGGCTTTATTGGTGGGTTGAATTTCTTCCGGGAGTATCTCACATCTACGGGCTGGACTTTAAGGTTATCGCAAATCTTGTATTTTCAGTGCAGTTTGAGTTGTGCTAACAGTATTAGAACCCAGAATGACGAGGAGACAGAAGTTTTTAAAGCGTTTAAGAAGGTATTATCTCAGTTTGAAACAGCGCAGCCAAATTTCTCAGACGATGAGATTAACTCCTACATCCGCCGCTACAAGAAAAAAGGCGAGTTTTTGCAAGCTGATACCTTGATTTTGTTACAGAATGGTAAGGATTTTAGAATTCTGTGCGTTGATTTATCTGTGTTTACTCCCCCGTTGACTTCGGAAAGAATCGATAATCTCAACGAAATAGAGGTGATGCGTAAGTCTTTGATCGGAGAAATTAACTATTTGCGATCGAAAAGTGTTTTTTCTAATCTGCGAATCGATACTAGCACTTTAGGTGTTGATTTCTCGGAGGATTTAAAACGCTATTTTACGGCTTTTAAGTATAAGGATAAGGAAAGCGCTAAGTTGATTCAGGCGGGTAGCTACGCTCACAGCTTCTACGGTTTTCTGCAAACAACTGGTATTATTCCTCATGATGCTGAGGTTTTGTTGAATGTTGTCGGTTATAGCGATCGCACAATCAGCGCAATTTCCCTCCGCAGTGATAAAATTGACATCTTGGCGACTTGTGCCAAAATTTATCAGCAGGAAGCGAAAAACAAAGAAATTAACGATGCTCGCGCCGAAGTTTTAGATGCGATCCAACTTAACGCAGGTTACAGTTTTCAGAATGGCAAAAAGTTTGTCAGCGATTTGTTAACAATTGGCAAAATTTCTACACCTGTATGTAATACAGAGCGGATCGAGAATTTTGCTAATTCCATAGATATTATATCAGATAAACTGGCAGATGATTTGCAAATCGATCGCGGATTACATCTGAGAAATGCTCACGCTCAATTGATTGTCAAAGCGCTTCAATCTGAGGAAACTTATATCTTTTTGACGGGGAATCCGGGAATTGGGAAAACAACTGCGATCGCCAATTTCCTCAAAACCCATATCGACGACGGTTTCTTATTCCTCTACGTCAGTCCCCGCAAGCAAGTAAACTTAGATATTATCGAAAAATTCAAAGATAAAAATACGGGTTTGCTGTGCAACGATCGATTATTTTGTATCAACACTAACGCCGATATCATCAAAAGTAATTCAGGACACTGTACCGTCAAGTACGCATCGAATAAATATCGCGAAGATTTGACAAAAAAAGCTGTTCGCTTCCTCAAGGATGATTCAGAAATTAAGAGGACGGAATATCATCAATCAGAACTTGAAAAAAAGGGAGAAACAGTAATTAAACCCATTAATCCCAAAGGAAATGGAGTGCTTAAGAGCATTTGCGAAGGTATATACGCGCTGATAAATGCCCAGGTATCTAATAATATCGTAGCTACCGTTTCTATTCAATCGGTGAAGATGAAAGAAAACCGAAAAAATACCCTAGAGCATTTAGATAAAATTTTTCAAGATACTTACAATAAACGGGACAAACGGGTCATTTCCGCTAAGATGCAAGAAATATCCAGTCGCATCAAACATATTTTCATTATGATAGATGAAATTACGGGAGATGATGGTGGCGTTGAGTTTTTAGCCGGAATTGCCAAGATTGTCAAAAAACATGAGTTGCACAAGCGAGAACACGGCTTTAATACTAAAATTATTGTCGCAGATGCTTCGATTGTGGACTGCGATGTGATTAAACAGCACCTTGATAACACGTCACCGGAACCGGACAAAATCTATTTTAAAAAGTTAGCGAAAGATTCGGAAGAAATTCAACCTTTACAAGCTATTCCTTTTAAATATAACAATCTAGCTGCCAAGGTGATTAATGCGAATTCCTACCCGGCGCGCAGTTTAGAGATAACTTACAAGGTATTTGTCGAAACTGTTAAATACAGTGAAAATGCGCCTTTAAAACAGAATAGTAATTTAGTAAACCGGGTACAATCTGAAATAATTGAGGATATCAATCAGCGATTAGCAATCCCCGGTGTGGAACAAATTATAGTATACATTCAAAACAAGCAAAGATTGGCAGAATTAATTGAAAAAATTAAAGCTAGTCGCGAAAAGTTTGAGCAGTTTACCGGTTATCTGGAAATTCACGCGAATATCTCGGAAGAGGAGAAAGAAAAAATACAGAAATACAAAAATACAGCTAAAGTAATCTTTATGACTGCATCGGGAAGTCGTGGACTTTCTTTCCCGAAGACTAAGCATATTTTAGTTGATATTCCCCGCTTTCAGATTGAGAAAAATCTGATGGAAGTCATACAGGTGATTTATCGGGGACGCGGGGAAGATGAGAACGGTAAAACCCTTGATGGTGAAGACAAACAATTGGTTTTTTACCTATCTGATACCGCAGTTTATTACGCTGATGATGCGGAACTTTCCCTGCAAGAAAGCAAATTGAGTTTGTTGAATTTATTGCTAATTCTCAAGACGGCGGTGATGACGCGAATTTCGGGATACGGTTATTTAGGTAGGGAAAAGTTTTTGATGATTCCGATTGGCGGTAAGTCGGTTTCCGCAGTAGGGGATACTTTTAGCAGCAAAATGGCTGCTCTAATTAAGACATTAAAAAGCGAAAGCTACCGAGGAGATAGGTTTTTAAAGGAGGTTTATACGAGTCTGGAAGAGCTTTTAGGTCGCGGGGAGTTCGTTCTGACAAATTATGATAAGTCTCGTCAAAAGGGCGATTCCTATCTAGAAATGCGGGAGGATTTTAATCGTAAGTTTTTGGATAAGTGCAATCCGCTGGATGGTTTGCTGAGTTATGATAATCTAGAGATTGGTCATGTTTGTGGTAGTTTGTTGGTAGTACCTCTAGCTAATCAAAGTTTGCTGGAAAAATACCAGATGCGGCTACATCGGGAAATTCAGAAATGTGTAGATAATCAGTTGCTGGACAAAATGTATCGGATTAGGGATAGCGATTCGTCCCCGGAGAATGTACGATCGGCTATAAGAGGCGGTGCGATCGAGCTTTTGCAATTTCTCAACGGCGATGTGGAGAAAACTCAGTATTTTGAAGAGCAGAGTCAGCAGTTCGATCGCTATTATGCCATACCGCTGTTTGCCTTCGTTAGCGGGGAGGAAATGCAGGAGTATTTTGCTGACAGCAAGCTGGAAGAACCGGAAGACACGCGGTTTCGGGATATTTTGTCGGCTTGCGTGCGATCGACCTACCCTATAGACAGTGTAATGCCGATCGGACACAAGTATCACGAATTCCCGTTTATCGTGTTTAGAAGCTACAGTTTAGAACAAAGCCGAGAAAAGATTTTTACAGATAAATATCTTTTAAGTTCCAACGAATTGAACGTGCTTAATTTAATTTTGTCGAAGCAGGTAAACTGA
- a CDS encoding peroxiredoxin: protein MTVKVGDTAPDFTLPSQTGTSVSLKDFKGKKNVIVYFYPKDDTPGCTTQACAFRDSYEVFKDAGAEVIGISEDSQKSHQQFAAKYQLPFTLLSDTGNKVRQLYGVPATLWIMPGRVTYVIDKEGVVKHIFDSMLDFKAHVAEALKTLETIQS from the coding sequence ATGACAGTCAAAGTAGGAGACACCGCACCGGATTTTACCTTACCATCTCAAACTGGCACATCAGTCAGCCTCAAAGATTTTAAAGGTAAAAAAAACGTCATAGTCTACTTTTACCCCAAAGACGACACACCCGGATGCACCACCCAAGCTTGCGCTTTTCGAGATAGCTACGAAGTCTTCAAAGACGCAGGTGCAGAAGTCATAGGAATTAGCGAAGATTCGCAAAAATCTCACCAGCAATTTGCCGCCAAATATCAGCTACCCTTTACACTGCTGAGCGATACTGGCAACAAAGTGCGGCAATTGTACGGGGTTCCAGCTACCCTGTGGATTATGCCCGGTAGAGTAACTTATGTCATTGACAAAGAAGGCGTTGTCAAGCATATTTTTGACTCCATGTTAGACTTCAAAGCACACGTTGCAGAAGCACTCAAAACTTTAGAAACCATCCAAAGTTAG
- a CDS encoding metal ABC transporter substrate-binding protein, with amino-acid sequence MGQCKLETPQTIGFVAKISSRLKLRCCTIVKNGQDARSTKSEFSCGVGILPVKNGQDARSTKNEFSRFTGILLVPKQVIENGARCELKAKSDFSCGVGILPARPRLIENGARCQLKPTAIVKKSDKGKFRGESGIETAAPGLDKSKVFWIRTIACGILTVGLFSCAPAQGDRLSAEADAKPKVVATSTIIEDLTDRVAGGEIQLTGILQPGTDPHVYEPVPKDSQALEKANLILYNGYNLEPGLIRMMNAAGIKARKLAVGEVVKPLLLNKEGNTVPDPHVWGNVENVVQMVEAIRDALIELSPEDREKFTQNAVKLTEELKRLDSWIEQEIKTIPENKRKLVTTHDAFQYYSRAYGLGIADSLIGISTEEQPSAQTVQKLVESVKAAGVPAIFAETTINPQLIRTVAEEAGVKLAAQQLYSDSIGAAGSEGDSYVKMMSANTRTIVEALGGKYTPFEASN; translated from the coding sequence ATGGGACAGTGCAAGCTCGAAACCCCTCAAACCATAGGTTTTGTGGCGAAAATCTCAAGTCGGTTAAAACTCAGATGTTGCACCATTGTCAAGAACGGGCAAGATGCCCGTTCCACAAAGAGTGAGTTTTCTTGTGGGGTTGGCATCCTGCCCGTCAAGAACGGGCAAGATGCCCGTTCCACAAAGAATGAGTTTTCTCGCTTCACAGGCATCTTGCTTGTTCCCAAACAAGTAATTGAGAATGGTGCAAGATGTGAGTTAAAAGCGAAGAGTGACTTTTCTTGTGGGGTGGGCATCCTGCCCGCCCGTCCAAGACTTATTGAGAATGGTGCCAGATGTCAATTAAAACCGACGGCAATTGTGAAAAAATCCGATAAAGGGAAGTTTCGCGGTGAGTCGGGGATTGAAACCGCCGCCCCTGGATTGGACAAGTCCAAGGTATTTTGGATTAGAACTATTGCCTGCGGCATTTTGACTGTGGGTTTATTTAGTTGTGCTCCAGCGCAGGGCGATCGCCTATCTGCAGAGGCAGATGCTAAACCCAAGGTAGTTGCTACCAGCACAATTATTGAGGATTTGACCGATCGAGTAGCGGGAGGCGAAATTCAGCTAACAGGAATTTTGCAGCCGGGAACCGATCCTCACGTTTACGAACCAGTGCCAAAAGATTCTCAAGCTTTAGAAAAAGCTAACTTAATTTTGTATAACGGTTACAATTTGGAACCGGGATTAATTAGGATGATGAATGCCGCCGGAATTAAGGCGCGGAAATTAGCAGTGGGCGAAGTTGTCAAGCCTTTGCTACTGAATAAAGAAGGCAATACCGTACCAGATCCGCACGTTTGGGGAAATGTGGAAAATGTAGTTCAAATGGTGGAAGCGATTCGGGATGCGCTAATCGAACTCTCGCCGGAAGATCGGGAGAAGTTTACGCAGAATGCTGTGAAACTTACTGAAGAGTTAAAACGTTTGGATAGTTGGATCGAACAAGAGATTAAAACTATTCCCGAAAATAAGCGCAAATTAGTCACAACTCACGATGCTTTTCAATATTACAGCCGCGCCTACGGATTGGGAATAGCTGACAGTTTGATCGGGATTAGTACGGAGGAACAACCGAGCGCTCAAACGGTGCAAAAGTTAGTAGAATCGGTGAAAGCTGCGGGAGTGCCTGCTATTTTTGCGGAGACTACAATTAACCCGCAACTGATTAGAACAGTGGCGGAGGAAGCGGGGGTGAAATTGGCGGCGCAGCAACTTTATTCCGATTCGATTGGGGCGGCCGGAAGCGAGGGCGATTCTTATGTGAAAATGATGTCGGCTAATACTCGCACCATCGTCGAAGCTTTGGGTGGGAAATACACGCCGTTTGAAGCTAGCAATTAG
- the pheT gene encoding phenylalanine--tRNA ligase subunit beta, producing MRISLKWLRELVDVAISPEELAETLTMAGFEVEEIEDRRPWASGVVLGKIIACEQHPNADKLRVCQVDVGSEEPLNIVCGAPNARADIYVPVAVVGTYLSTIDLKIKPAKLRGVPSEGMICSLAELGLAKESAGIHIFELENPELGSDIRPLLGLDDVILDLTATANRADALSMVGVAREVAALTGASLRIPAANGVAIEGKESPGLAVEISEPQGCPIYIGTAIEGVKIAASPAWLQQRLQAAGVRPINNVVDVTNYILLEWGQPLHAFDRDRLQSFTGTQDISIGVRFAKTGESFKTLDGQNRNLQAQNLLITASDKPVALAGVMGGEDTEVHEGTQNLVLEAAIFDQATIRRSARAQGLRSEASIRYERGVNQAALATACNRAVALILELAGGTATVQKTASSGDDLSFSRSLELRLDRVNLVLGQLKRGETGGSKYLEPEEVKNILTALGCEVVPTEKERVWNVTVPPYRYRDLEREIDLIEEVARLHGYDNFCDTLPSKTEPGYLSAEYAAIRNVRSAFRAAGLTELMHYSLVKTEGDNQVVLANPLFVEYSALRTEMLSGLIDAFQYNLEQGNGALNGFEVGRIFWKEEGGQDAHPTMKEADAVAGIIGGDPTVWKWQQSGRDRPLSWFEAKGILESAFQELGLSVEYQSDSSNTRLHPGRTAALSLNGKHLGVFGQLHPQLQQEKDLPEQVYVFQLDLAVLLGGLGRCSNLTRKFAGYSSFPASDRDIAFFAPVEVPVVEMQSAMKKAAGSLLDSVELFDEYRGDNVPAGQRSLAFRLIYRAGDRTLSETDVEPAQQKVRDVLVEKFGVSLRS from the coding sequence ATGCGTATTTCTCTAAAGTGGCTCCGGGAATTGGTGGATGTGGCAATATCGCCGGAAGAATTAGCCGAAACCCTGACAATGGCAGGGTTTGAAGTGGAAGAAATCGAAGACCGCCGCCCGTGGGCAAGCGGTGTAGTTTTGGGCAAAATCATCGCCTGCGAACAGCATCCGAATGCAGACAAATTGAGAGTTTGTCAAGTGGATGTGGGTTCTGAAGAACCTTTGAATATTGTTTGCGGCGCACCCAACGCTAGGGCAGACATTTACGTGCCTGTCGCTGTTGTTGGCACTTATTTATCGACTATTGATTTAAAGATTAAACCTGCTAAATTGCGGGGAGTTCCTTCAGAAGGAATGATTTGTTCTCTAGCAGAATTGGGACTGGCTAAAGAGTCAGCCGGCATTCACATTTTTGAGTTGGAAAATCCAGAATTGGGCAGCGATATTCGCCCGCTTTTGGGTTTAGATGACGTGATTTTAGACTTGACAGCAACTGCCAACCGTGCTGACGCTTTGAGCATGGTGGGTGTAGCGCGGGAAGTGGCGGCGCTGACTGGGGCGAGTTTGAGAATTCCCGCAGCGAACGGTGTTGCAATTGAGGGCAAAGAAAGTCCTGGTTTGGCAGTAGAAATATCGGAACCGCAAGGATGCCCGATTTACATCGGCACGGCAATTGAAGGTGTGAAAATTGCTGCTTCTCCAGCTTGGTTGCAGCAGCGGTTGCAGGCGGCGGGAGTGCGGCCGATTAATAATGTGGTTGACGTGACTAATTACATTTTATTGGAATGGGGACAACCGCTGCACGCTTTCGATCGCGATCGCCTGCAATCTTTCACCGGTACTCAAGATATCAGCATCGGCGTCCGCTTTGCCAAAACAGGCGAATCCTTCAAAACTTTGGACGGACAAAACCGCAATTTGCAAGCTCAAAATCTGTTAATTACTGCTAGCGACAAACCTGTTGCTTTGGCTGGGGTAATGGGCGGCGAAGATACGGAAGTTCACGAAGGAACGCAAAATTTAGTTTTGGAAGCAGCGATTTTTGACCAGGCAACGATTCGCCGTTCTGCGCGCGCTCAAGGCTTGCGGAGCGAGGCATCGATCCGCTACGAACGGGGGGTGAATCAGGCAGCCTTGGCGACGGCCTGCAACCGCGCTGTAGCTCTAATTTTGGAGTTGGCTGGAGGCACTGCGACGGTTCAGAAAACGGCGAGTTCCGGCGATGATTTGAGTTTTTCGCGATCGCTCGAATTGCGTTTAGACCGAGTAAATCTGGTTTTGGGGCAGTTGAAAAGAGGAGAAACGGGCGGTTCTAAATATCTGGAACCGGAAGAGGTAAAAAATATTCTGACAGCCTTGGGATGCGAAGTTGTTCCGACGGAAAAAGAACGGGTTTGGAATGTGACTGTGCCGCCTTACCGCTACCGCGATTTAGAAAGGGAAATTGATTTAATTGAGGAAGTTGCCAGACTCCACGGTTATGACAATTTCTGCGATACTTTGCCTAGCAAAACGGAACCAGGTTATCTGTCGGCAGAATATGCGGCAATTCGGAATGTGCGATCGGCTTTTCGGGCGGCCGGTTTGACGGAGTTGATGCACTATTCTTTGGTGAAAACTGAGGGAGACAATCAGGTAGTGCTGGCGAATCCGCTGTTTGTGGAGTATTCGGCTTTGCGGACAGAAATGCTGTCGGGTTTGATTGATGCTTTCCAGTACAATTTAGAACAGGGAAATGGCGCGCTAAACGGTTTTGAAGTCGGCCGCATTTTCTGGAAGGAAGAGGGCGGGCAGGATGCCCACCCCACAATGAAGGAAGCCGATGCAGTGGCGGGGATTATCGGCGGCGATCCGACTGTGTGGAAATGGCAGCAGTCCGGGCGCGATCGACCTTTGAGTTGGTTTGAGGCAAAAGGTATTTTGGAAAGCGCATTTCAAGAGTTGGGTTTGTCGGTGGAATATCAAAGCGATTCCTCGAATACGCGCTTGCATCCTGGCCGCACGGCGGCGTTATCGTTAAACGGGAAACATTTAGGAGTTTTCGGACAGTTGCACCCGCAATTGCAGCAAGAAAAGGATTTGCCCGAGCAGGTTTACGTGTTTCAATTAGATTTAGCGGTGCTGTTGGGTGGATTAGGGCGATGCAGCAACTTAACTCGCAAGTTTGCGGGTTATTCGAGTTTCCCCGCTTCCGACAGAGACATTGCATTTTTCGCACCGGTTGAAGTTCCGGTTGTGGAGATGCAGAGTGCGATGAAAAAGGCGGCGGGTAGTCTGCTGGATTCGGTGGAATTGTTCGACGAATATCGGGGCGACAACGTGCCGGCGGGACAGCGGAGTTTGGCTTTTCGGTTAATTTACCGCGCGGGCGATCGAACTTTGAGCGAAACCGATGTCGAACCGGCACAACAAAAAGTGCGCGATGTTTTAGTAGAGAAATTCGGCGTTAGTTTGAGAAGCTAA
- a CDS encoding Uma2 family endonuclease: MTLLDIRLLTVQEYHRMAEIGILDEDERVELLAGQIVKMAAKGTAHGAAIARTKILLDNRLGEQIFVRLQDPVRLNNYSEPEPDISVVIPDPLYYEDHHPTPSEIYLIIEVADTTLRTDLGIKATIYAQSGIADYWVLDVNNRQLHVLREPSQDGYQSIVVLGDDASISSLQFPEISFMVRDMLRPLVSI, translated from the coding sequence ATGACTTTATTAGACATTCGTTTGTTGACGGTTCAAGAGTATCACCGTATGGCCGAAATTGGGATTCTTGACGAAGATGAACGAGTAGAATTACTAGCAGGACAGATAGTCAAGATGGCAGCAAAAGGAACAGCACACGGTGCAGCGATTGCGCGCACGAAGATATTACTGGATAACCGTTTAGGAGAGCAGATTTTTGTGCGGCTGCAAGACCCGGTTCGGCTCAATAATTACTCTGAACCAGAACCAGATATTTCTGTAGTCATACCCGATCCACTTTACTATGAAGACCACCATCCAACTCCCTCAGAAATTTATCTGATTATTGAAGTTGCCGATACAACCCTGAGAACAGATTTGGGGATTAAAGCGACTATTTATGCTCAGTCGGGAATTGCTGATTATTGGGTTTTGGATGTTAATAATCGGCAACTCCACGTTTTGCGAGAACCGAGTCAGGATGGTTATCAAAGTATAGTAGTTCTTGGGGATGATGCGAGCATTTCTTCTTTGCAGTTTCCCGAGATTTCCTTTATGGTTCGGGATATGTTGCGGCCGTTGGTGTCAATTTAA
- a CDS encoding metal ABC transporter ATP-binding protein: MNTAALSNENPWSQMVCHLKDAATDTEIITVKHLAVNYRTVEALRDISLSVKPGRLTGIIGPNGAGKSTLIKAMLGLIPAARGTVTWGEEAIADRLETVAYVPQRSQIDWNYPATVWDVVMMGRVRKAGWFRRFSAASRRTASDALERVGMSAYKDRPIGQLSGGQQQRVFLARALAQEAAIFCFDEPFVGVDQKTQNIIFEIFHQLANAGKIVLVVNHDLGESITNFDDLILLNTELIAAGSRQEVLTQENLYRAYGGQVMFFAGQAA, translated from the coding sequence ATGAATACCGCCGCCTTGTCCAACGAGAATCCTTGGTCTCAAATGGTTTGCCACCTCAAAGACGCCGCTACCGACACTGAAATTATCACTGTTAAGCACTTAGCAGTAAACTACCGCACGGTAGAAGCACTCAGAGATATCAGTCTTTCTGTCAAACCGGGAAGGCTGACGGGTATTATTGGGCCCAACGGTGCCGGAAAAAGCACGCTGATCAAAGCAATGTTGGGCTTAATTCCTGCAGCTCGCGGCACTGTTACCTGGGGCGAAGAAGCGATCGCCGATCGACTCGAAACAGTAGCTTACGTGCCCCAGCGATCGCAAATAGACTGGAACTATCCCGCCACCGTTTGGGATGTCGTGATGATGGGAAGAGTCAGAAAAGCCGGCTGGTTTCGCCGCTTCTCGGCAGCTAGCCGCCGCACTGCCTCCGATGCCTTAGAAAGAGTAGGCATGAGTGCTTACAAAGATAGACCGATCGGACAACTTTCCGGCGGACAGCAACAGCGAGTATTTCTAGCTAGAGCCTTAGCCCAAGAAGCCGCTATTTTCTGCTTTGACGAGCCGTTTGTCGGCGTTGACCAAAAAACTCAAAATATCATTTTTGAGATATTCCACCAGCTAGCAAATGCCGGGAAAATCGTCTTAGTAGTCAACCACGACTTAGGCGAATCAATCACCAATTTTGATGATTTAATTTTGCTCAATACAGAATTGATTGCCGCTGGTTCCCGCCAAGAAGTGCTAACCCAAGAAAACCTTTACCGCGCCTACGGCGGACAAGTAATGTTCTTTGCCGGACAAGCAGCTTGA